A window of Castanea sativa cultivar Marrone di Chiusa Pesio chromosome 1, ASM4071231v1 contains these coding sequences:
- the LOC142622028 gene encoding uncharacterized protein LOC142622028, translated as MDEWVQNPTSYTALDDILPCVDNATAQETLLRSKEVTSQLVDMINSVITNVSNINFSPNFKQMYQNQSGPLVPILCNPFYPDFTDRDCSDGEVEPSNATEVWMSHVCQVSTTGICITTGRLTPALFNQMMAGVNVGVALYNYGPFLVELEDCTFVRQTFSEIYRDHCPGLRQYSRWIYIGLVMVSIAVMLSLIFWLIYGREAPQCLFQIISA; from the exons ATGGATGAATGGGTTCAAAACCCAACTTCTTATACAGCTTTAGATGATATACTGCCCTGCGTGGACAATGCAACTGCACAGGAAACGTTGTTGCGGAGCAAGGAAgtcacttctcaacttgttgaTATGATCAACTCAGTCATTACCAATGTCTCTAACATAAATTTCTCTCCCAACTTCAAGCAAATGTATCAGAATCAATCTGGCCCATTGGTACCAATCCTCTGCAATCCATTTTATCCTGACTTCACTGATCGTGATTGCTCTGATGGTGAGGTGGAACCAAGCAATGCAACTGAA GTTTGGATGAGCCACGTCTGCCAGGTTTCTACAACTGGGATATGCATCACAACAGGGCGATTAACCCCAGCCCTCTTTAACCAGATGATGGCTGGAGTAAATGTGGGCGTTGCCTTGTACAATTATGGTCCTTTCCTGGTTGAGCTTGAAGACTGCACATTTGTGCGTCAAACTTTCAGCGAAATATATAGGGATCACTGTCCTGGTCTTCGGCAATACAGTAGATGGATCTATATAGGATTGGTGATGGTCTCTATTGCGGTTATGCTCTCTCTAATCTTCTGGCTTATATATGGGAGAGAGGCGCCACAGTGTTTATTCCAAATAATTAGTGCCTGA
- the LOC142622039 gene encoding putative transcriptional regulator tpeD has protein sequence MNIECEKSTEAVAPLWKYVTKLEKAAGGGGGNVTFKYNYCEKTFKGSYSRVKAHLLKLSNCGIQPCGKVGDEYLNEMQKLEDAYEESMRRLKKPKLVSLPSDSPSSPHLGPTLSSTATNSLIARTFYSAGLPFHFAKNPYWIEMIKFACNNNLAGYIPPSYNKLRTTLLHKEKVHIEKLLKSIKDTWKERGLSIVSDGWTDPQKRPLINFMATSEKWPLFIKSIDGTKEYKDKHFISDLFLKVIREVGHTNVVQIITDNASVMKAAGSIVEAEYPHIFWSPCVVHTLNLALKNICAPENSLQNEVAYNECNWIAQVSDEATFIRIFITNHSMRLAIFNSFSPLKLLAVAETQFASIIIMLKRLFQVKQHLRNMVISEEWMSYREDDVGKAQTMRDYVLNDLWWDKVAYILRFTGPIYEMLRVADTDAPILHKVYEMWDSMIENVKKEIYKQEGKEEYEESPFYDVVHAILIEWWTKNCTPLHCLTHSLNPKYYTNKWIEEGRGRVAPHKDAELSTERNKCLKRFFPDIDDRKNVTMDFGLFSGIGAYDDDNMDDRWVLDPTLWWLNYGSRLPMLQTLALKLLGQPCSSSCAERNWSTYGFIHCMRRNRITPKRAEDLVFVHSNLRLLSRRREEYTKGNSKKWDISGDTWNEPFGGPGLLEIAYLTLDEPEMEISLVENDDYIDDDDDVVVL, from the exons ATGAATATTGAATGTGAAAAATCAACTGAGGCAGTTGCTCCTTTATGGAAATATGTTACTAAATTAGAAAAAgctgctggtggtggtggtgggaatGTTACTTTCAAATataactattgtgaaaaaactTTTAAGGGGTCTTATTCAAGGGTGAAGGCACATTTGTTAAAATTGTCTAATTGTGGAATACAACCATGTGGAAAGGTTGGAGATGAGTATCTAAATGAAATGCAAAAATTAGAAGATGCGTATGAGGAATCTATGCGTAGATTGAAGAAGCCTAAGCTAGTGTCTTTACCTTCTGATTCTCCTAGTAGTCCTCATTTGGGTCCTACTCTCAGTAGTACAGCTACAA ATTCTCTTATTGCTAGGACATTTTATTCTGCTGGTTTACCCTTTCACTTTGCTAAGAACCCTTATTGGATTGAGATGATCAAATTTGCATGTAATAATAATTTGGCGGGCTATATTCCTCCGAGTTACAATAAATTGAGAACAACTTTGTTGCATAAAGAGAAGGTACATATTGAGAAGTTGTTGAAGTCAATTAAAGACACTTGGAAAGAAAGGGGTTTAAGCATAGTAAGTGATGGGTGGACAGATCCACAAAAAAGGCCACTTATCAATTTTATGGCTACATCAGAGAAATGGCCACTTTTTATCAAATCCATTGATGGTACCAAAGAGTACAAAGACAAGCACTTCATTTCTGATTTGTTTCTAAAGGTCATTCGTGAGGTTGGGCATACTAATGTTGTTCAAATTATTACTGATAATGCATCTGTTATGAAAGCTGCAGGATCTATTGTTGAAGCTGAATATCCTCATATATTTTGGTCACCTTGTGTTGTGCATACCCTCAATTTGGCCTTGAAGAATATATGTGCACCTGAGAATTCTTTGCAGAATGAGGTTGCATATAATGAATGTAACTGGATTGCACAAGTTTCAGATGAGGCAACTTTCATTCGTATTTTTATCACAAATCATTCTATGAGATTAgcaatttttaattcattttcccCTTTGAAGTTACTTGCTGTTGCTGAAACACAATTTGCTTCAATAATCATCATGCTTAAAAGATTGTTTCAAGTAAAGCAGCATCTTCGAAATATGGTCATTAGTGAGGAATGGATGTCATATAGAGAAGATGATGTAGGAAAAGCTCAAACTATGAGGGATTATGTTTTGAATGATTTGTGGTGGGACAAGGTTGCATATATTCTGAGATTCACAGGACCTATTTATGAGATGCTTCGAGTGGCTGACACGGATGCACCCATTCTCCATAAGGTGTATGAAATGTGGGATTCCATGATAGaaaatgtgaagaaagaaatatacaagCAAGAAGGCAAGGAAGAATATGAGGAGTCTCCATTCTATGATGTGGTACATGCTATACTTATTGAATGGTGGACTAAAAATTGCACACCACTTCATTGCTTAACACATTCCTTGAATCCGAA GTATTATACTAATAAATGGATTGAGGAAGGCAGAGGTCGTGTTGCGCCACACAAGGATGCTGAACTTTCTACGGAGAGAAACAAGTGCCTCAAAAGATTCTTTCCTGATATTGATGATAGGAAGAATGTCACTATGGACTTTGGTTTGTTTTCAGGAATTGGAGCTTATGATGATGATAACATGGATGATAGGTGGGTCTTGGATCCAACACTTTGGTGGTTAAATTATGGGTCCAGGTTGCCAATGCTTCAAACTTTAGCTCTAAAGCTTCTTGGACAGCCTTGCTCATCATCATGTGCTGAGAGAAATTGGAGTACATATGGCTTCATCCATTGTATGAGGAGGAATAGAATTACTCCTAAACGTGCTGAAGATTTAGTATTTGTTCATTCTAATCTTCGGCTTCTTTCAAGGAGGAGAGAAGAGTACACTAAAGGAAACTCTAAGAAGTGGGACATTAGTGGAGATACTTGGAATGAGCCATTTGGAGGACCTGGGTTGCTTGAGATTGCTTATCTCACACTAGATGAGCCAGAGATGGAGATAAGTCTTGTTGAGAATGATGACTAtattgatgacgatgatgatgttgttgttCTGTga